One Pseudomonas lalucatii genomic window carries:
- a CDS encoding YkgJ family cysteine cluster protein yields the protein MSCTNRKIDHLRRQIPAFACVPGCHDCCGPVTASSEEMARLPVRSAAEHEAALARWDCVHLGPQGCRVYDQRPLICRLFGTTASLPCPRGRGPEQATAPALERQVHRLIASTRQLLV from the coding sequence ATGAGCTGTACCAATCGCAAGATCGATCACCTGCGCCGGCAGATTCCTGCGTTCGCCTGCGTGCCAGGCTGCCACGACTGCTGCGGCCCGGTCACCGCCTCGTCCGAGGAGATGGCGCGGCTGCCGGTGCGGAGCGCGGCCGAGCACGAGGCGGCGCTGGCCCGCTGGGACTGCGTGCACCTCGGCCCCCAGGGCTGCCGGGTGTACGACCAGCGCCCGCTGATCTGCCGGCTGTTCGGCACCACGGCGAGCCTGCCCTGCCCGCGGGGGCGCGGCCCCGAGCAGGCGACCGCGCCTGCGCTCGAGCGCCAGGTGCACCGGCTGATCGCCAGCACCCGCCAGCTGCTGGTCTGA
- a CDS encoding NAD(P)/FAD-dependent oxidoreductase yields MNARVHQPVHSPQHAASYYAASVNRQLDFPPLGGELRADVCVVGGGFSGLNTAIELAQKGLSVVLLEARRVGWGASGRNGGQLIRGVGHGVEQFESVIGAEGVRQLKLMGLEAVEIVRRRVEQFAIDCDLTWGYCDLANKPGHLAGFAEEAEELRGLGYRHELRLLQPEQMHEVVGSQRYVGGLIDMGSGHLHPLNLALGEAAAAQSLGVRLFEDSPVTRIDYGREVRVHTARGQVRAAHLVLGCNAYLGQLQPSLGGKVLPAGSYVIATEPLSADQAKALIPRNMALCDQRVALDYYRLSADRRLLFGGACHYSGRDPADIAGYMRPKMLAVFPQLRDVAIAYQWGGMIGIGANRLPQIGRLREQPNVFYAQAYSGHGVNATHLAGKLLAEAIAGQAGGGFELFARVPHMTFPGGRYLRSPLLALGMLWHRLKEVL; encoded by the coding sequence ATGAACGCCCGCGTTCACCAACCGGTCCACAGCCCCCAGCACGCCGCCTCCTACTATGCCGCCAGCGTCAATCGCCAGCTCGACTTCCCGCCCCTGGGCGGCGAGCTGCGCGCCGACGTCTGCGTGGTCGGCGGCGGCTTCTCCGGGCTGAACACCGCCATCGAACTGGCGCAGAAGGGCCTGTCGGTGGTGCTGCTGGAGGCGCGCAGGGTCGGCTGGGGCGCCAGCGGGCGCAACGGCGGTCAGCTGATCCGCGGCGTCGGCCACGGCGTCGAGCAGTTCGAGTCGGTGATCGGTGCCGAGGGCGTACGCCAGCTCAAGCTGATGGGCCTGGAGGCGGTGGAGATCGTCCGCCGCCGGGTCGAGCAGTTCGCCATCGATTGCGACCTGACCTGGGGCTACTGCGACCTGGCCAACAAGCCCGGCCACCTGGCCGGCTTCGCCGAGGAAGCCGAAGAACTGCGCGGCCTCGGCTACCGCCACGAGCTGCGCCTGCTGCAGCCCGAACAGATGCACGAGGTGGTCGGCTCGCAGCGCTATGTCGGCGGCCTGATCGACATGGGCTCCGGCCACCTGCATCCGCTCAACCTGGCCCTGGGCGAGGCCGCCGCCGCCCAGTCCCTCGGCGTCCGGCTGTTCGAGGACTCGCCGGTGACCCGTATCGACTACGGCCGCGAGGTGCGCGTGCACACCGCCCGCGGCCAGGTGCGCGCCGCCCACCTGGTACTGGGCTGCAACGCCTACCTCGGCCAGCTGCAGCCGAGCCTCGGCGGCAAGGTGCTGCCGGCCGGCAGCTACGTCATCGCCACCGAGCCGCTCTCCGCGGATCAGGCCAAGGCGTTGATCCCGCGGAACATGGCGTTGTGCGACCAGCGCGTGGCCCTCGACTACTACCGCCTGTCCGCCGACCGTCGCCTGCTGTTCGGCGGCGCCTGCCACTACTCCGGGCGGGACCCGGCGGACATCGCCGGCTATATGCGGCCGAAGATGCTGGCGGTGTTCCCCCAGCTCAGAGATGTCGCGATCGCCTACCAGTGGGGCGGCATGATCGGCATCGGCGCCAACCGCCTGCCGCAGATCGGCCGGCTCAGGGAGCAGCCCAACGTGTTCTACGCCCAGGCCTACTCCGGCCACGGGGTCAACGCCACCCACCTGGCCGGCAAGCTGCTCGCCGAGGCCATCGCCGGGCAGGCCGGCGGCGGCTTCGAACTGTTCGCCCGGGTGCCGCACATGACCTTCCCCGGCGGCCGCTACCTGCGCTCGCCGCTGCTGGCCCTGGGCATGCTCTGGCACCGCCTCAAGGAAGTGCTCTAG
- the dadR gene encoding Lrp/AsnC ligand binding domain-containing protein, producing the protein MRTQHQSRRELDKIDRNILRALQEDGRISFTELGERVGLSTTPCTERVRRLEREGIIMGYHARLNPQHLKASLLVFVEISLDYKSGDTFEEFRRAVLKLPHVLECHLVSGDFDYLVKARINEMASYRKLLGDILLKLPHVRESKSYIVMEEVKESLSLPVPE; encoded by the coding sequence ATGCGTACCCAGCACCAGAGCCGTCGCGAACTGGACAAGATCGACCGCAACATCCTGCGCGCCCTGCAGGAGGACGGACGCATCTCCTTCACCGAACTGGGCGAGCGGGTCGGCCTGTCCACCACCCCCTGTACCGAGCGGGTACGGCGCCTGGAGCGCGAGGGCATCATCATGGGCTACCACGCCCGCCTCAACCCGCAGCACCTCAAGGCCAGCCTGCTGGTGTTCGTCGAGATCAGCCTGGACTACAAGTCCGGCGACACCTTCGAGGAGTTCCGCCGCGCCGTGCTCAAGCTGCCCCATGTGCTGGAGTGCCACCTGGTCTCCGGTGACTTCGACTACCTGGTGAAGGCGCGGATCAACGAGATGGCCAGCTACCGCAAGCTGCTCGGCGACATCCTGCTCAAGCTGCCCCATGTGCGCGAATCGAAGAGCTATATCGTCATGGAGGAGGTCAAGGAGTCCCTCAGCCTGCCGGTGCCGGAGTAG